In Methylovirgula sp., a single genomic region encodes these proteins:
- a CDS encoding DUF427 domain-containing protein produces the protein MTAAAKSIKIPGPDHPITTAHNPNRVIVSFAGHVIAETQDALTLKEANYPPVIYVPRKDANMALLKPTEHTTYCPYKGDASYFTISVDGRESVNAIWSYEHPHPAMTAIADYLAFYPDRVDAIEERASV, from the coding sequence ATGACCGCAGCAGCCAAATCGATCAAAATCCCCGGCCCCGACCATCCAATTACGACCGCGCATAATCCAAACCGCGTGATCGTGAGTTTTGCCGGCCATGTCATCGCTGAGACGCAGGATGCCCTCACTCTGAAAGAAGCGAACTATCCGCCGGTGATTTATGTCCCGCGCAAGGACGCGAACATGGCGCTGCTGAAGCCGACCGAGCACACGACCTATTGCCCTTACAAGGGTGATGCCAGCTATTTCACCATCTCGGTTGATGGACGCGAGTCCGTCAATGCCATCTGGAGCTATGAGCATCCGCATCCGGCAATGACGGCGATCGCGGACTACCTTGCCTTCTATCCCGACCGCGTCGACGCAATCGAAGAACGCGCCAG